The following proteins come from a genomic window of Salvia hispanica cultivar TCC Black 2014 chromosome 4, UniMelb_Shisp_WGS_1.0, whole genome shotgun sequence:
- the LOC125218787 gene encoding protein DETOXIFICATION 33-like gives MDGAGKQPLLEKRVGGGGFLENFGVESKTLWGISGPAIFTYICQYSLGALTQIFAGQLGELELAAVSVENSVIANLVFGAMLGMGSALETLCGQAFGAGQIRMLGVYMQRSWIILLATSFLLLPIYLFAAPILTFFGESDEISQAAGRFAILMIPQMFAYAVNFPIQKFLQSQRKLMVMAWISLFVLILHTFFSWYLITYLGWGLAGAAITLNVSWWLIVILQLVYIFYTKSDGAWSGFSWLAFRDLYDFVKLSLASAVMLCLEVWYLMGLLVIAGYLDNPVIPVDALSICMNINGWDAMISVGFNAAISVRVANELGAGNARAAKFSVVVVSITTILIGVVCMVTVLATKDFFPYLFTNSDAVAKETTRLSTLLALTVLLNGLQPVLSGVAVGAGWQSIVAYINIGCYYLVGLPLGILLGFIFDFGSVGIWGGMIGGICLQTVILIGIVSTRNWEKEANEAESRVKKWGGNHANQY, from the exons ATGGACGGCGCCGGAAAGCAGCCGCTTCTCGAGAAGCGCGTTGGCGGCGGCGGATTCTTGGAGAATTTCGGCGTGGAGTCGAAGACGCTGTGGGGGATTTCTGGGCCGGCGATATTCACCTACATCTGTCAGTACTCGCTCGGCGCCCTCACGCAGATCTTCGCCGGCCAACTCGGTGAGCTCGAGCTCGCCGCCGTCTCCGTCGAGAACTCTGTCATTGCAAATCTTGTTTTTGGCGCCATg TTGGGAATGGGAAGTGCTTTAGAGACATTGTGTGGGCAAGCTTTTGGTGCAGGGCAGATCAGGATGCTTGGTGTTTATATGCAAAGATCATGGATCATCTTGCTCGCCACGTCGTTCTTGCTCCTTCCCATCTACCTCTTTGCTGCTCCTATCCTCACATTCTTCGGGGAGTCTGATGAGATCTCTCAAGCTGCAG GTAGGTTTGCGATTTTGATGATACCACAGATGTTTGCGTATGCGGTGAATTTCCCTATACAGAAGTTCTTGCAATCGCAGAGGAAGCTCATGGTAATGGCATGGATCTCCCTCTTCGTTCTGATTCTGCACACGTTCTTCAGCTGGTATCTAATCACGTACCTCGGGTGGGGGCTCGCTGGAGCTGCAATCACTCTCAACGTGTCGTGGTGGCTCATTGTGATCTTGCAGTTGGTGTACATCTTCTACACCAAGTCTGATGGCGCGTGGAGTGGCTTCTCTTGGCTGGCCTTTCGTGACTTGTATGACTTTGTGAAGCTCTCTCTGGCCTCTGCTGTCATGTTATG CTTGGAGGTATGGTATTTGATGGGGTTGCTAGTGATAGCAGGGTATTTGGACAACCCTGTGATACCGGTCGACGCCCTTTCAATTTG CATGAATATCAATGGATGGGATGCAATGATCTCAGTTGGATTCAATGCTGCCATAAG TGTGAGAGTCGCCAACGAGCTCGGGGCAGGCAATGCAAGGGCTGCAAAGTTctcggtggtggtggtgtCGATCACCACCATCTTGATCGGGGTGGTTTGTATGGTTACTGTGTTAGCCACGAAGGATTTCTTCCCTTACCTCTTCACAAATAGTGATGCGGTGGCAAAGGAGACGACAAGGCTATCTACTCTCCTCGCACTCACTGTCTTACTCAACGGCCTTCAGCCCGTCTTATCCG GGGTTGCCGTGGGAGCTGGATGGCAATCGATTGTGGCATACATCAACATTGGGTGTTATTACCTTGTGGGACTACCACTCGGGATACTCTTAGGCTTTATTTTCGACTTTGGCTCTGTG GGAATTTGGGGTGGAATGATTGGAGGAATTTGTCTGCAGACTGTGATCTTGATAGGCATCGTATCAACTAGAAATTGGGAAAAAGAG GCCAATGAGGCAGAGAGCCGTGTCAAGAAATGGGGTGGAAATCATGCCAACCAATACTGA